A window of Prolixibacter sp. SD074 contains these coding sequences:
- a CDS encoding DUF1015 domain-containing protein, producing the protein MAVLKPFKGLRPPRELAQKVASRPYDVLNSEEARKEAAGNPQSLLHIIKPEIDFPAGTDEHSEPVYDKAVENFHLFKEKGWLVQDEQEKLYIYAQTMDGRTQYGIVGAASVDDYMNGVIKKHELTRKDKEEDRMKHVRNTNANVEPVFFTFPAVPELDDIVAKIVKETEPVYDFVAEDGFGHHFWVIDDETTINRIVELFADIPAMYVADGHHRTAAAALVGNEKRQNNPHHTGNEEYNYFLAVHFPDNQLQIIDYNRVVKDLNGLTESELLAKLEEDFEVTEMGAEIYKPAALHTFGMYLGGKWYKLVARSGRYDDNDPIGVLDVTILSNLVLDKNLGIKDLRTDKRIDFIGGIRGLGELKRRVDSGEMKVAFALYPVSMQQLIDIADSGNIMPPKTTWFEPKLRSGLVVHELD; encoded by the coding sequence ATGGCTGTTTTAAAACCTTTTAAAGGACTGCGTCCGCCCCGGGAACTGGCTCAAAAAGTAGCTTCCCGCCCGTACGATGTGCTGAATTCGGAAGAAGCCCGCAAGGAAGCAGCGGGAAATCCTCAGTCGCTTTTGCACATCATTAAACCTGAAATTGATTTCCCGGCAGGAACCGATGAACATTCGGAGCCGGTTTACGATAAAGCTGTTGAAAATTTCCATCTTTTTAAGGAAAAGGGATGGTTGGTACAGGATGAGCAAGAGAAGCTGTATATCTATGCCCAGACCATGGACGGACGTACCCAGTACGGAATTGTTGGCGCTGCGTCGGTTGACGATTACATGAATGGTGTCATCAAAAAACATGAGCTGACGCGGAAAGATAAAGAGGAAGACCGGATGAAGCATGTGCGCAATACCAATGCCAACGTGGAGCCGGTATTTTTTACGTTTCCCGCCGTTCCGGAACTGGATGATATTGTGGCGAAAATTGTCAAAGAAACCGAACCAGTATATGATTTTGTGGCAGAAGACGGATTTGGTCACCATTTCTGGGTTATCGATGATGAAACAACTATCAACCGGATTGTGGAACTTTTTGCCGACATTCCGGCAATGTATGTTGCCGACGGCCATCACCGGACTGCAGCTGCTGCATTGGTTGGAAACGAAAAACGGCAGAATAATCCCCATCATACCGGTAACGAAGAGTACAACTACTTTTTGGCAGTCCATTTCCCCGACAATCAGCTTCAGATTATCGACTACAACCGGGTTGTAAAAGATCTGAATGGATTGACTGAATCGGAATTGCTGGCGAAACTGGAAGAAGATTTCGAGGTAACCGAAATGGGGGCCGAAATTTACAAACCGGCCGCACTGCATACCTTCGGTATGTATTTAGGTGGGAAATGGTACAAGTTGGTTGCCCGTTCGGGACGTTATGACGACAACGATCCGATTGGTGTGCTGGATGTAACCATTCTTTCAAACCTCGTACTTGACAAAAATTTGGGAATTAAAGACCTGCGAACCGATAAACGCATCGATTTTATAGGCGGAATTCGCGGATTAGGTGAGCTGAAACGCCGTGTCGATTCAGGTGAAATGAAAGTAGCATTTGCCCTTTATCCGGTCTCTATGCAGCAGTTGATTGATATTGCTGATAGCGGAAATATCATGCCTCCGAAGACAACCTGGTTTGAGCCGAAGTTGCGTTCAGGCCTGGTGGTTCATGAGCTGGATTAA